The Hyalangium ruber genome includes a window with the following:
- a CDS encoding DUF2381 family protein produces MVLPTKWLLLALLLVASAAAAQPRSPVRQRQDRRAALPSTSAEPIPELYVAAGNLTTVAFNGPLDRESLVVDRTRFKWVDVGDRTLVLQPFADLGSGERLIVKVGFKDRALPTLAVLAVVTDSTVVDGNVEVDRRANTPEALLAALAQKEAELEELKARSAGSGPANLVLSEWLTKSMKPRPFFIIESPADTSGLVVTESIGYEGGSSALVAVRLRNLPGQKPWELGQARVAGPGGVSVKVLSVQLKPQHLAPAEEGLVVVESKAAPWAPGKPFSVELVDASGQRRLSFNLLAM; encoded by the coding sequence TTGGTACTACCCACGAAGTGGCTGCTCCTCGCCCTGCTTCTGGTGGCGAGCGCTGCTGCCGCCCAGCCTCGGTCTCCTGTCCGGCAGCGCCAAGATCGGCGCGCCGCACTGCCATCTACTTCCGCCGAGCCCATCCCCGAGCTGTACGTGGCCGCCGGCAACCTCACCACGGTGGCCTTCAACGGGCCGTTGGACAGGGAGAGCCTCGTGGTGGACCGGACGCGCTTCAAGTGGGTGGACGTCGGCGACCGCACTCTCGTCCTGCAACCCTTTGCGGACTTGGGCTCGGGTGAGCGTCTCATCGTCAAGGTCGGCTTCAAGGACAGGGCGTTGCCCACGCTGGCCGTTCTCGCTGTTGTCACCGACTCCACGGTGGTGGACGGGAATGTGGAAGTGGATCGTCGGGCCAACACCCCCGAGGCCCTGCTGGCGGCCTTGGCCCAGAAGGAAGCGGAGTTGGAGGAACTCAAGGCCCGGAGCGCTGGGAGTGGCCCGGCGAACCTTGTCCTCTCTGAGTGGCTTACCAAGAGCATGAAGCCCCGCCCATTCTTCATCATCGAGTCGCCGGCGGACACCAGCGGCTTGGTGGTGACAGAGAGCATTGGCTACGAGGGAGGCTCCTCGGCGCTGGTAGCCGTCCGCCTCCGGAACCTGCCGGGCCAGAAGCCTTGGGAGTTGGGGCAGGCCCGCGTTGCCGGGCCGGGTGGTGTGTCGGTGAAAGTGCTCTCGGTCCAGTTGAAGCCGCAGCACCTGGCCCCCGCTGAAGAGGGGCTCGTGGTGGTGGAGTCGAAGGCCGCGCCCTGGGCCCCTGGCAAGCCGTTCAGCGTGGAGTTGGTGGACGCGAGCGGCCAGCGGCGCCTGTCCTTCAACCTGTTGGCCATGTAG
- a CDS encoding SMI1/KNR4 family protein, translating into MRHRLEEVSRHHFPYPSATPQEIEEFEQRVRWRLDPDLRDFYLHCNGAEFFKRLPGAPYRMLPLSEITRARVAIRGEDDDRWGSASMYAICDMQDGNYVVVDVSRQENERHPLMDGDHETWPDPAYCKQIAHSFSEFLEKALRSQGRSYWLTQPAQ; encoded by the coding sequence ATGCGCCATCGACTCGAAGAGGTCTCCCGTCACCACTTTCCCTATCCTTCTGCGACACCCCAAGAGATTGAAGAGTTCGAGCAGCGTGTCAGATGGCGGCTAGACCCAGACCTGCGCGACTTCTATCTGCACTGCAATGGCGCGGAGTTCTTCAAGCGATTGCCTGGCGCTCCCTACCGGATGCTTCCTCTTTCCGAGATTACTCGGGCGCGGGTGGCCATTCGCGGAGAAGACGACGACCGATGGGGCTCCGCCTCCATGTACGCCATCTGTGACATGCAGGATGGGAATTACGTGGTGGTCGACGTGTCCCGGCAGGAAAACGAGCGCCATCCACTCATGGATGGCGACCATGAGACATGGCCAGATCCTGCATACTGCAAGCAGATCGCCCACTCCTTCTCGGAGTTTCTGGAGAAGGCGCTACGGAGCCAGGGGCGTTCGTACTGGCTCACACAGCCCGCTCAGTAG
- a CDS encoding helix-turn-helix transcriptional regulator — MEKRLATTVGESSRLARMRAGLTQADVAERIGVATEVYGRMERGKMLPSVPTLLRLCVALRSGPHELMGMAPIDDSPENSPWAGEVPEGLDDTPEMRKLMRSLRRLTRSQLKLLHLVASAIIYRH; from the coding sequence ATGGAGAAGCGGCTGGCGACGACGGTGGGAGAGTCCTCGCGGCTGGCGCGGATGCGGGCGGGGCTGACGCAAGCGGACGTGGCCGAGCGCATCGGCGTGGCCACGGAGGTGTACGGGCGGATGGAGCGCGGGAAGATGTTGCCCAGCGTGCCCACGCTGCTGCGGCTGTGCGTGGCGCTGCGCAGTGGCCCTCATGAGCTGATGGGGATGGCGCCCATCGACGACTCGCCGGAGAACTCGCCCTGGGCAGGCGAGGTACCTGAGGGGTTGGATGACACGCCGGAGATGCGCAAGCTGATGCGGAGCCTGAGGCGGTTGACTCGGTCGCAGCTCAAGCTGCTGCACCTGGTGGCCAGCGCGATCATCTACCGGCACTGA
- a CDS encoding serine/threonine-protein kinase, with protein MSSLSSEPPSSEVLLRSGHTSYEFVRWLGPARHGELVLARRHYSERFGGYIVIKRPLPAGDDEARQRLLDEARLTSQLRHPSILSALHMRGSDDAPHLVLEHVPGFRLAALLEASARARHPFSEAFALYVASEVADALSHAHGLSDEHGRQLGVVHRDVTPHNILVSEHGEVKLMDFGAAWSRLSGRVGSEGDALQGSLAYAAPEHVQHTALDGRADQFSLGIVLLQLLTGRHLFEGAERFESRQRNPRTPPASTTQLCARELAWRIRTFSVAELEAATRSVPAALLPLLQRALAPDRLERFDTCAQFARALRHQLVALGEPFGRHEALAELATLRYVSLRVAAGEAPDDAVRERLLPEPGPRSAPRVLASRRSARLRGAPRRR; from the coding sequence ATGTCGTCCCTGTCCTCCGAGCCCCCCTCCTCAGAGGTGCTGCTGAGGAGCGGGCACACCTCCTACGAGTTCGTCCGCTGGCTGGGCCCTGCCCGCCACGGCGAGCTGGTACTGGCCCGTCGCCACTACTCCGAACGCTTCGGCGGCTACATCGTCATCAAGCGCCCGCTGCCCGCCGGGGATGACGAGGCGCGGCAGCGGCTGTTGGACGAGGCCCGCCTCACCTCGCAATTGCGCCACCCCAGCATCCTCTCGGCCCTGCACATGCGCGGCTCGGACGACGCGCCCCACCTGGTGCTGGAGCATGTGCCGGGCTTCCGTCTGGCGGCGCTGCTGGAGGCCTCCGCGCGGGCCCGCCATCCTTTCTCCGAGGCCTTCGCCCTCTATGTCGCGTCGGAGGTGGCCGACGCCCTGAGCCACGCTCACGGCCTGAGCGATGAGCACGGGCGCCAGCTGGGCGTCGTCCACCGCGATGTCACCCCGCACAACATCCTGGTGAGCGAGCACGGCGAGGTGAAGCTCATGGACTTCGGCGCCGCCTGGTCCCGGCTCTCCGGACGCGTGGGCAGCGAGGGGGACGCGCTCCAGGGCAGCCTCGCCTACGCCGCGCCCGAGCACGTGCAGCACACCGCGCTGGACGGGCGCGCCGATCAGTTCTCCCTGGGCATCGTCCTGCTGCAGCTGCTCACCGGCAGGCACCTCTTCGAGGGCGCCGAGCGCTTCGAGTCCCGGCAGCGCAACCCGCGCACCCCTCCGGCCTCCACCACCCAGCTGTGTGCCCGGGAGCTGGCCTGGCGCATCCGCACCTTCTCGGTGGCGGAGCTCGAGGCCGCCACCCGCTCGGTGCCCGCGGCGCTGCTGCCCCTGCTCCAGCGCGCCCTCGCCCCGGACCGGCTGGAGCGCTTCGACACCTGCGCCCAGTTCGCGCGCGCCCTGCGCCACCAGCTGGTGGCCCTCGGCGAGCCCTTCGGCCGGCACGAGGCCCTGGCCGAGCTGGCCACCCTGCGCTACGTGTCCCTGCGCGTGGCCGCCGGCGAGGCCCCGGATGACGCGGTGCGCGAGCGCCTGCTGCCCGAGCCCGGCCCTCGCTCCGCCCCCCGAGTGCTCGCCAGTCGCCGGTCCGCCCGGCTGAGGGGAGCCCCTCGCCGCCGCTGA
- a CDS encoding response regulator: protein MFGRFRVLLVEDHADSREMLEEYLSQEGFLVETAVNGLKALERLKNPSQPRPDVVLLDLMMPVMTGWDLMERVEQEPSLRDLRVIVVSGAGATRPLPRGILGSIPKPLDLNLLMETLERLRAEAPGAALAAAP, encoded by the coding sequence ATGTTCGGACGCTTCCGCGTCCTGTTGGTCGAGGACCACGCCGACAGTCGGGAGATGCTGGAGGAGTACCTCTCTCAGGAGGGCTTCCTCGTCGAGACCGCCGTCAACGGCTTGAAAGCGCTGGAGCGGCTCAAGAACCCGAGCCAGCCCCGGCCGGACGTGGTGCTGCTCGACCTGATGATGCCCGTCATGACGGGCTGGGACTTGATGGAGCGGGTGGAGCAGGAGCCCTCCCTGAGGGACTTGCGGGTCATCGTCGTCTCCGGGGCGGGCGCCACGCGGCCCCTGCCTCGCGGCATCCTCGGCTCCATCCCCAAGCCGCTGGACCTGAACCTGCTGATGGAGACGCTCGAGCGCCTGCGCGCGGAGGCTCCCGGCGCGGCCCTGGCCGCCGCGCCCTAG
- a CDS encoding PAS domain S-box protein — protein MSASRHFVARVRTSGVPSVEEDSQGLIPALPLLPRVPLRLADFLRSHREAILEAWEAEARELPAARSLSRKELRNHLPVLLDSIAQMMTRAPPVEVASGLGSVPDVHALERLGEGFDLREVVLEYRLLRRCVLRLWQAQGVMDTLEAATLFHEAVDEAVAATVSHYTRARERTFQALDRISAAAIGSPDLHTFLPRLLQVLRETVPVVDAVVVLLRDGDFLREESSVGITLEEGFRLRIGEGFAGEVASTRQPLTSRDASNDPRVRSHALRQSGLRALYGVPLLLGDELLGVVHMGSRTSHEFSDEDRLLLRTLAARTTSMVARTQAFDREQMARAEAQAALAQVSASEERLRRWMEVFTHLGVGVALVRSTDDVLEDVNPAFARMHGYTREELVGRSLADTLAPESRGTLVRHAAAAQSKPHHEYEAMHLRKDGSRFPALTHVTVFRDEAGRVVQRVGTVLDITQRRTAEAERQRLLSGIEAERARLAAVLDQLPAGVLLAEAPSGRLVMASRRVEVILGMSIIPVEHINEYVAYPVYHPDGRRLSVEEFAMARALAGEVVQGQEFEVRRPDGTRVSVLSSSSPIRDREGRITAAVVTFVDVSELRRAETAARQAAEFGEKLIGIVSHDLRNPLNAIHLSVTQLLHSESLPAREQRITTRIAKSTDRMKRMIAELLDFTRGRLGGGIPIQRVQGDLRGVVRQGVEELEAAWPERTVRLSVAPGQYEGTWDADRLVQVVSNLGGNALQYSPPDSPVSFSLSDGGEEVVLEVHNQGAPIPPEALPTLFDPFRRASSGGGGLGLGLYIVEQVVKGHGGRIEVRSTAEEGTLFRVLLPRQSAPKAG, from the coding sequence ATGTCCGCCAGCCGTCATTTCGTCGCGCGGGTCCGCACTTCCGGTGTTCCCTCGGTAGAGGAGGACTCCCAGGGCCTCATCCCCGCGCTACCTTTGCTCCCGCGCGTGCCCCTTCGCCTGGCAGATTTCCTCCGCAGTCACCGTGAAGCCATCCTCGAGGCTTGGGAGGCAGAGGCCCGTGAACTGCCCGCCGCCCGGAGCCTCTCCCGGAAAGAGCTGCGCAACCACCTGCCCGTGCTGCTCGACAGCATCGCGCAGATGATGACGCGCGCACCTCCGGTGGAGGTGGCCTCCGGGCTGGGCTCGGTGCCCGACGTCCACGCCCTGGAGCGGCTGGGCGAGGGCTTCGACCTGCGCGAGGTGGTGCTGGAGTACCGGCTCTTGCGCCGCTGCGTGCTGCGGCTGTGGCAGGCCCAGGGCGTCATGGACACGCTGGAGGCGGCGACCCTCTTCCACGAGGCGGTGGACGAGGCGGTGGCCGCCACGGTGAGCCACTACACCCGCGCGCGCGAGCGCACCTTCCAGGCGCTGGACCGCATCTCCGCCGCCGCCATTGGCAGCCCGGATCTGCACACCTTCCTGCCCCGGCTGCTCCAGGTGCTGCGCGAGACGGTGCCCGTGGTGGACGCGGTGGTGGTGCTGCTGCGCGACGGGGACTTCCTCCGGGAGGAGAGCTCGGTGGGCATCACGCTCGAGGAGGGCTTCCGCCTGCGCATCGGCGAGGGCTTCGCCGGCGAGGTGGCCTCCACCCGTCAGCCCCTCACCTCGCGTGACGCCTCCAACGATCCGCGGGTGCGCAGCCATGCGCTGCGCCAGAGCGGCCTGCGCGCCCTCTATGGCGTGCCGCTGCTGCTGGGGGACGAGCTGCTGGGCGTGGTCCACATGGGCAGCCGCACCAGCCACGAGTTCTCCGACGAGGATCGGCTGCTGCTGCGCACCCTGGCGGCGCGCACCACCTCCATGGTTGCCCGCACGCAGGCCTTCGACCGCGAGCAGATGGCCCGCGCCGAGGCCCAGGCCGCGCTGGCCCAGGTGAGCGCCAGCGAGGAGCGCTTGCGGCGCTGGATGGAGGTCTTCACCCACCTGGGCGTGGGCGTGGCGCTGGTGCGGAGCACCGACGACGTGCTGGAGGACGTGAACCCGGCCTTCGCGCGGATGCACGGCTACACGCGCGAGGAGCTGGTGGGCCGGTCGCTGGCGGACACCCTCGCCCCGGAGTCGCGCGGAACGCTGGTCCGGCACGCGGCCGCCGCCCAGTCCAAGCCCCACCACGAGTACGAGGCCATGCACCTGCGCAAGGACGGCAGCCGCTTCCCCGCCTTGACGCACGTGACGGTGTTCCGGGACGAGGCCGGGCGGGTGGTGCAGCGCGTGGGTACGGTGCTGGACATCACCCAGCGCCGCACCGCCGAGGCCGAGCGCCAGCGGCTGCTCTCCGGCATCGAGGCCGAGCGCGCCCGCCTGGCCGCGGTGCTCGATCAGCTCCCGGCTGGTGTCCTGCTCGCCGAGGCGCCCAGTGGCCGGTTGGTGATGGCCAGCCGGCGCGTCGAGGTCATCCTCGGGATGTCCATCATCCCGGTGGAGCACATCAACGAGTACGTCGCCTATCCCGTCTACCACCCGGACGGGCGGCGCCTGTCCGTCGAGGAGTTCGCCATGGCGCGCGCGCTGGCGGGCGAGGTGGTGCAGGGCCAGGAGTTCGAGGTGCGGCGCCCGGATGGCACCCGCGTCAGCGTCCTCTCCTCCAGCTCTCCCATCCGGGACCGCGAGGGGCGCATCACCGCCGCCGTGGTGACGTTCGTGGACGTGAGCGAGCTGCGCCGTGCCGAGACCGCCGCGCGCCAGGCCGCCGAGTTCGGCGAGAAGCTCATCGGCATCGTCAGCCACGACTTGCGCAACCCCCTCAACGCCATCCACCTGTCCGTCACCCAGCTCCTGCACAGCGAGTCGCTGCCGGCGCGCGAGCAGCGCATCACCACGCGCATCGCCAAGTCGACGGACCGGATGAAGCGGATGATCGCCGAGCTGTTGGACTTCACCCGGGGGCGGCTGGGCGGAGGCATCCCCATCCAGCGCGTGCAGGGAGACCTGCGCGGGGTGGTGCGCCAGGGCGTGGAGGAGCTGGAGGCGGCCTGGCCGGAGCGCACCGTGCGGCTGAGCGTGGCGCCCGGGCAGTACGAGGGCACCTGGGACGCGGACCGGCTGGTGCAGGTGGTGAGCAACCTGGGAGGTAACGCGCTCCAGTACAGCCCCCCGGACAGCCCGGTCTCCTTCTCCCTGAGCGATGGGGGGGAAGAGGTGGTGCTGGAGGTCCACAACCAGGGCGCGCCCATTCCGCCCGAGGCCCTGCCGACGCTGTTCGACCCCTTCCGCCGCGCCTCCTCCGGGGGAGGAGGCCTGGGGCTGGGTCTCTATATCGTCGAGCAGGTGGTGAAGGGGCACGGGGGCCGCATCGAGGTGCGCTCCACCGCCGAGGAGGGCACGCTCTTCCGGGTCCTGCTCCCTCGCCAGTCCGCGCCGAAGGCCGGCTAG
- a CDS encoding response regulator has protein sequence MRIQRLLVVEDDPTWRDRLGEAALKEGCDVTLASDGLEALSQLNDSARPPPELVLLDLLMPHLDGWGLYGRMRSDAALRRIPILMMSMAQGRDIDLGGVVGFLHKAPSPEPTLTELRQRLRQPTPPSFKAEAVTAYALRLTEECTLTLNTLPTPLRHAVQMHLHRAAELAGTELPMMSTWLLALPGTPPSLLVTVQGVRVVLEVDDAARTLTTSTFIIPPHLPLS, from the coding sequence ATGCGAATTCAGCGCCTGCTCGTCGTGGAGGATGACCCCACCTGGCGCGATCGCCTGGGTGAAGCGGCTCTCAAAGAGGGCTGCGACGTCACCCTCGCGTCCGATGGGCTGGAGGCCCTGTCCCAGCTGAATGACAGCGCGCGGCCCCCACCGGAGCTGGTGCTGCTGGATCTGCTGATGCCCCACCTGGACGGCTGGGGGCTGTACGGGCGGATGCGCTCGGACGCCGCGCTGCGGCGCATCCCCATCCTGATGATGTCCATGGCCCAGGGGCGCGACATCGACCTGGGTGGCGTGGTGGGCTTCCTGCACAAGGCGCCCTCGCCGGAGCCCACGCTCACGGAGCTGCGGCAGCGGCTGCGCCAGCCCACGCCGCCCTCCTTCAAGGCCGAGGCGGTCACCGCCTACGCCCTGCGGCTCACGGAGGAATGTACCCTCACGCTCAACACCCTGCCCACGCCGCTGCGCCATGCGGTGCAGATGCACCTGCACCGCGCCGCGGAGCTGGCGGGCACCGAGCTGCCGATGATGTCCACCTGGCTCCTGGCGCTGCCGGGCACGCCGCCCTCGCTGCTGGTCACGGTGCAGGGGGTACGCGTGGTGCTGGAGGTGGACGACGCGGCGCGCACGCTCACCACCAGCACCTTCATCATCCCGCCGCACCTGCCGCTCTCGTGA
- a CDS encoding bpX6 domain-containing protein has product MSRARPVKPRLHVHRGTVVASALWFDPALLGEREARGRVLATWAPGINVFEVAGGFLLRLPQPRPVECAAAPGLPLTLEEGVLTSAPLSASERAHLAPALGSVVLVRAGRAEVLQADPSRRVDVSAWLEVSGWSVAAVKGLGAPPPPVAVLEPVTAPARERFGAGIPAPAPEAEALRARMEGQPVDAKTQEALAAKARAQGSWWDRLRAWLRGENAPRRPEAPVSAASASAPEAASSPSLVGRLSSWLRRTLGSRGPEAAAKPALPSGATSPSKPRKEAPPGPPSWLSRLLGRLRQAFSGSEEVASPSASRGAGAPPPPEPQGPGLFSRLTEWMLRNTPLGPLLGQRKAEYVRRLFDMFEQGNLDEALRYAIPLGKGMTESARIALGLPGPRESITLQPARGGGGKSLFGGGEEIYSALQERYRAAFRKLEREGRIDEAAFVLSELLGEHEEAVSFLEKHERLGLAAELAEGRGLAPGLVVRQWLLAKDLKRAVAIARRSGAFSDAVLRLERTHPAEARTLRLLWAESLAEAGDYLRAATVVWPLEDARPLARSWLEHGSEVGGVGGARALARLVAAFPVAFEGARAPTLALLEDEGRERAAERMAFAEVLAAEARSDTRTVLVGPVVRSLLRDRAAGHTRIDTNLLTLLLRDAGDGTLRADLPPVSDPRRHPWIDESGAALLTERLGATEAGPYPIHDAVALSGQRLLLALGEAGVRMVRTDGRRVAHFDVPAFSLVPSVHEDRVLALAPRGELKRISRIELGSRRATHWCDAKVDAFAPSYDGSLWFIAERDTVMAVDALNADGLKALWRVSEVGGPVLALEVDVELRFATWGEEPQLWTYVLPGGPTLRSRVPRRSGDGLPMLSLDPLTGQVERLDHWVYMPPWTVSCVPTPVGQEVVLLSRGSTVRARFLLEGETRARVRFSPGELLVFDVTGRLLRVDLTEGSARRVPLS; this is encoded by the coding sequence GTGAGCCGCGCGCGCCCCGTGAAGCCTCGGCTGCACGTCCACCGGGGCACCGTGGTGGCGTCGGCCCTCTGGTTCGACCCCGCGCTGCTCGGCGAGCGCGAGGCCCGCGGGAGGGTGCTCGCCACGTGGGCTCCCGGCATCAACGTCTTCGAGGTGGCGGGAGGCTTCCTGCTCCGGCTGCCCCAGCCCCGGCCGGTGGAGTGCGCCGCCGCACCCGGGTTGCCGCTCACGCTGGAGGAGGGCGTGCTCACCTCCGCTCCGCTCTCGGCCTCCGAACGTGCGCACCTGGCGCCTGCCTTGGGCTCGGTGGTGCTGGTGCGGGCCGGGCGCGCGGAGGTGCTGCAGGCGGACCCCTCGCGCCGGGTGGACGTGTCGGCGTGGCTGGAGGTCTCCGGGTGGAGCGTGGCCGCCGTGAAGGGCCTGGGAGCGCCGCCGCCGCCGGTGGCCGTGCTGGAGCCCGTCACCGCGCCCGCTCGAGAGCGTTTCGGGGCCGGCATTCCGGCCCCCGCGCCCGAGGCCGAGGCCCTGCGCGCACGCATGGAAGGGCAGCCCGTGGACGCCAAGACCCAGGAGGCGCTCGCCGCGAAGGCCCGCGCCCAGGGCTCGTGGTGGGACCGGCTGCGCGCCTGGCTCCGGGGCGAGAACGCCCCACGACGTCCAGAAGCCCCGGTGAGCGCCGCGAGCGCCTCGGCCCCGGAGGCTGCCTCCAGTCCCTCGCTGGTGGGGCGGCTCTCCTCGTGGCTCCGGCGGACCCTGGGCTCGCGGGGCCCGGAGGCGGCCGCGAAGCCCGCGCTGCCCTCGGGCGCCACTTCTCCCAGCAAGCCTCGGAAGGAGGCACCGCCGGGGCCTCCCTCGTGGCTGAGTCGCCTGCTGGGAAGGCTCCGACAGGCCTTCTCCGGAAGCGAGGAGGTGGCCTCGCCGTCCGCCTCGCGAGGCGCAGGCGCTCCGCCGCCGCCCGAGCCGCAGGGGCCGGGGCTGTTCTCGCGCCTCACGGAGTGGATGCTGCGCAACACGCCCCTGGGTCCGCTCCTCGGCCAGCGCAAGGCGGAGTACGTGCGGCGCCTCTTCGACATGTTCGAGCAGGGCAACCTCGACGAGGCGCTGCGCTACGCCATCCCCCTGGGCAAGGGGATGACGGAGTCGGCGCGCATCGCCCTGGGGCTGCCGGGGCCTCGGGAGAGCATCACCCTGCAGCCGGCTCGCGGGGGCGGCGGCAAGAGCCTCTTCGGTGGCGGAGAGGAGATCTACTCGGCGCTCCAGGAGCGCTACCGCGCCGCCTTCCGCAAGCTGGAGCGCGAGGGCCGCATCGACGAGGCGGCCTTCGTCCTCTCCGAGCTGCTGGGCGAGCACGAGGAGGCGGTGTCCTTCCTGGAGAAGCACGAGCGGCTGGGGCTGGCGGCCGAGCTGGCCGAAGGGCGCGGCCTGGCGCCGGGGCTGGTGGTGCGCCAGTGGCTGCTGGCCAAGGACCTGAAGCGGGCGGTGGCCATCGCCCGGCGCAGCGGGGCCTTCTCGGACGCGGTGCTGCGGCTGGAGCGCACCCACCCCGCCGAGGCGCGCACCCTGCGGCTGCTGTGGGCCGAGTCGCTGGCGGAGGCCGGAGACTACCTGCGGGCCGCCACCGTGGTGTGGCCGCTGGAGGATGCCCGCCCGCTGGCGCGCTCGTGGCTGGAGCATGGCTCCGAGGTGGGGGGCGTGGGCGGCGCGAGGGCCCTGGCGCGGCTGGTGGCGGCCTTCCCCGTGGCCTTCGAGGGCGCGCGCGCGCCGACGCTCGCGCTGCTGGAGGACGAGGGCCGGGAGCGAGCCGCCGAGCGGATGGCCTTCGCGGAGGTGCTGGCCGCCGAGGCGCGCTCGGACACGCGCACCGTGCTGGTCGGGCCCGTGGTGCGCTCGCTCTTGAGGGACCGGGCGGCGGGCCACACGCGCATCGACACCAACCTGCTGACGCTGCTGCTGCGCGATGCGGGGGACGGCACGCTGCGCGCGGATCTTCCCCCCGTGTCGGATCCCCGTCGCCACCCCTGGATCGACGAGTCCGGAGCGGCGCTGCTGACCGAGCGGCTCGGCGCGACCGAGGCGGGCCCGTACCCCATTCATGACGCGGTGGCGCTGTCGGGCCAGCGCCTGCTGCTGGCGCTGGGTGAGGCGGGAGTCCGCATGGTGCGCACCGACGGCAGGCGGGTGGCCCACTTCGACGTGCCGGCCTTCTCCCTGGTGCCCTCGGTCCACGAGGACCGGGTGCTGGCGCTGGCGCCGCGTGGAGAGCTCAAGCGCATCTCGCGCATCGAGCTCGGCTCCCGTCGGGCGACGCACTGGTGCGACGCGAAGGTGGACGCCTTCGCGCCCAGCTACGACGGCAGCCTGTGGTTCATCGCCGAGCGCGACACGGTGATGGCGGTGGATGCGCTGAACGCCGACGGCCTGAAGGCGCTCTGGCGGGTGTCCGAAGTCGGCGGCCCGGTGCTGGCGCTCGAGGTGGACGTGGAGCTGCGCTTCGCCACGTGGGGCGAGGAGCCGCAGCTGTGGACCTACGTGCTGCCCGGAGGGCCCACGCTGCGCTCGCGCGTCCCGCGCCGCTCGGGGGACGGCCTGCCCATGCTGAGCCTCGACCCGCTCACCGGTCAGGTGGAGCGGCTGGACCACTGGGTGTACATGCCCCCGTGGACGGTGAGCTGCGTGCCGACGCCCGTGGGCCAGGAGGTGGTGCTGCTGTCGCGCGGCAGCACCGTGCGGGCGCGCTTCCTCCTCGAGGGCGAGACGCGCGCGCGGGTGCGCTTCTCGCCCGGAGAGCTGCTGGTGTTCGACGTGACGGGCCGGCTGCTGCGGGTGGACCTGACGGAGGGCTCGGCGCGGCGGGTGCCGCTCAGCTGA